One candidate division WOR-3 bacterium genomic window, CAGCAACGGAACCGGGTTCAACCTCTTTTACGACCACACCTTTTTCATTGCCTGAATATAAATTGTATTGTCTTGCGAGTTCAGTGCTTATTACCGTCATTCCAAGCCAGTTTGCTTCAGGACCTTTTTCCTCCTCAGATCCCGTAGTATCTTCTTGCTCCTCCTTAGGATTTTGTTCGGGATATTCTCCCACCTTAACTTTCAGAGTTTTCCTTTCACCGTTTTCGCTAACTACCTCTAAGGTAACCACTTCTCCCGGTTGGGTATGGGCAACCATAAGCCTGAAATTTTCAACGTTGGTGACCTCTTTACCATTAAACTTAAGAATTACATCCCCCTCTTTAAGTCCTGCTTTTTCTGCCGGGCTATCTTTTATTACTCTTGCTACAAGAACACCATAAACTTTATCCAGGTTGTAGGTTTTAGCTAAATCGGCAGTCATTTCTTGGGGGTAGATTCCAATGTATCCCCTTGTTACCTTACCTTTTTTCAATATTTGTTCTACAACGAATTTTGCTGTGTTGATCGGTATTGCAAAGCCTACACCTGCATAGGCACCCGATGGAGAGGTGATTGCGGTATTTATGCCAATTACCTCACCGCGGATGTTCAACAACGGTCCACCAGAATTTCCTGGGTTAATGGCAGCGTCAGTTTGAATAAAGTTTTCGTAAATAGGGCCTTCAGGGAGTGGAATACCTGAACGCCCTTTTGCACTGATTACGCCAACTGTTAATGTGCCTTCAAGACCAAAGGGATTTCCAACGGCTATTGCCCAGTCTCCGACCCTTATTTTGTCAGAATCACCGAATTTTAGAACCGGAAGGTCTTTCTTTGTCTTGATTGATAGCACTGCAAGATCTGTACTGTTATCGGTTCCGACAACCTTTACGTTGTCTCCTGTTATTGTTGTTCCGTCGTTCAGCTTTACTATTATCTTATCGGCGTTTTTGATTACGTGATTATTGGTTAGAATGTAATATTTGTCACCGTCTCTCTGGAAGATAAAGCCTGAACCGAGACTCGTGGATTTATATTCCCTTGGGATAGATGGAATGGGAATGTCAAAATATTTTCGGAATTGTTCAAAAAAAGGATCATTATCGTCGAAGAAGGGATTTCTTGTGAATTTTACTACCCTCTCTGTTGAGATGTTAACGACGGCTGGAGTTGCAATTTCGGCAACTTGTACGAAAGGACTTTCTAAGGTACCAGAATCGCCTTCAACGAAATATGGCTTTGAGTCTTTTCCCTCTAAATTGGCAAGCCTTAACTGTGCTGTTATAATGAAACCGCTAATGGTGCCTGCGAGGAATATAATTGCTATAAGAAGCACTAATTTTAGCTTTTTGGCCATAGCGTACCTCCTTACTTAAAAAGAGGTTCCCACCTGTATGTGGGGCATCCACTTCTTTGAATCTATTCCATAAGCAAAGTCAAACCCAATAACACCCATGAGTGGTATTTCCATCCTTAATCCTACACCTACACCTTTTTTGACGATAAATGGCCTTATTGTGTTCACATTCTTGAAGGCATTACCTGCGTCAAAAAATGCAAGGAGGTACATGTTGTCATTTATCCTGTACCGTTGTTCAAAGGTAAAAATGAAGTAAAGCCTTCCACCTATGTTCACACCG contains:
- a CDS encoding DegQ family serine endoprotease, coding for MAKKLKLVLLIAIIFLAGTISGFIITAQLRLANLEGKDSKPYFVEGDSGTLESPFVQVAEIATPAVVNISTERVVKFTRNPFFDDNDPFFEQFRKYFDIPIPSIPREYKSTSLGSGFIFQRDGDKYYILTNNHVIKNADKIIVKLNDGTTITGDNVKVVGTDNSTDLAVLSIKTKKDLPVLKFGDSDKIRVGDWAIAVGNPFGLEGTLTVGVISAKGRSGIPLPEGPIYENFIQTDAAINPGNSGGPLLNIRGEVIGINTAITSPSGAYAGVGFAIPINTAKFVVEQILKKGKVTRGYIGIYPQEMTADLAKTYNLDKVYGVLVARVIKDSPAEKAGLKEGDVILKFNGKEVTNVENFRLMVAHTQPGEVVTLEVVSENGERKTLKVKVGEYPEQNPKEEQEDTTGSEEEKGPEANWLGMTVISTELARQYNLYSGNEKGVVVKEVEPGSVADFAGIIRGDLIQKIGNYEIKDISDFVKASKTYKNASGPLRFKILRNGMPIYIAVTIR